Proteins encoded within one genomic window of [Enterobacter] lignolyticus SCF1:
- a CDS encoding HHA domain-containing protein: protein MSEKPLTKTDYLMRLRRCQTIDTLERVIEKNKYELSDNELAVFYSAADHRLAELTMNKLYDKIPVSVWKFIR, encoded by the coding sequence ATGTCAGAGAAACCCTTAACAAAGACTGATTATTTGATGCGTTTGCGACGTTGTCAGACTATTGACACACTGGAACGTGTCATTGAAAAAAATAAATATGAACTTTCAGACAATGAACTGGCTGTTTTTTACTCAGCCGCCGATCATCGTCTTGCCGAACTTACTATGAATAAGCTTTACGATAAAATCCCCGTTTCGGTATGGAAATTCATACGTTAA